The sequence CTGTCTAAATGCCAAATACTTCTCTAAACTAGTTCCCGCCCACTGTTGACAAAAGCATTCATCAGAAGGAACCAATGAACTCAAAGGAAATGGGCCTTTTGGAGCTTTCTTCAAAGAAACTAAAAATCGATGACGGGGACGAATTCTCTGCTCAAGGGACAAGCTCAAGTACATAGGATATTTTGTCAAGGACTTCACTTCATTCCGTAGTTCATTAACTAGATACAGATATTTAGGCTTCAGGTTCCTCTCCAATGACAAAGATAATACCTGAAAAGAAGAAGCTGGATAATCAATCTCCATTAATAGATTCTCAACAGAAATAGATGAAAATTACTGTTAATATTAACCTGAGCAAGGCTTGTTAACACTTTCAGAATATCAGAATTACACATGCCGATGCTCCTGAGAAAGTTTATTCTAGGCAATATTCCATCCTCAATACTGTAATGGAGGAGTTGTGGATGCTTGGTGACCATCTTGACTATGCTATCCTTAGGAGCCCCTAATTCTTTCGACAGAAAAGAGAAGCGTGAAGTCCATGAATTGTCAATCCGCTGGACAAGAACCTGGGGGCTCAACTGCACAACTTTGCTGATATCACTTGTCTTGATACCAACCTCTTCAACCAAATACCTGACTGTTGGCTTCAATGAGTGCTCGATACTATAAGAGAACAAAGATGGGGCTGCAGTTATAATCTGCCCTATACGAGAGTGAGGAACTCCTATACTAACCAAAAAAGCAACATGGGACTTGAGATTGTTCTCAACAGTGTACTCCAGAATTTGAGGCTGCCTCATAAGTATCCTTTTGATATCTTTGTGTTTGACACCAACACTCAACAAGAACTCCAACCTTTCTTGAGCAGAAGACAAATTTATCTGAAGGCAAGGCATATGTCTCTCATAGATGGAAATTAAATGAGAATCTTTCAAACCAAAAGTGCTCAAGTACTCAATTAGGGGGAACCACTTCTCATCAAAATCTATTTCTTCTGCTAGTTTCTGAAATTTGCTCTTTGCAAAGTTACTATTCTTCTGCTGCAAGGATGGGTACTTATTAGACTCTTTTGTCACCATTAACTAAGGGCATGTTAAAATAATCACAGATTAATTAGAGAATTAACCAGAAAAGTAACTAAACCTTTGCATTCTCCAAATCAACATGCTCCATTTCGTAAGATCTACCTAAGTTGTATTGATGATCTATTTTCTTTGAGATGATTTCCCCATCAACCTTCAGCGAACCATTTGAAAGCCTGAAGCTTTGTGCACTTTCTAACAATCtgttttgccttccttttctcaGTACCTGATGTTGTCCTGCAGAATCAATATAAGTAGTAGCTGCAAGATCTTCTGGTCAAACCTGCTATACACTTTTGGCAGTACCTGGCTTTCTATTTGGTTCAGTTGAGTAAATCTTTGACAATTTTCTATCAGAGAATTGATCTTCAACATCTGAAAGATCATCCTGAAAAATTGAACAGTATAAATAAGAGAAAGAATCATATATCATCTATGTAAATAGACAATCCTTGAGACAAAAAAAAGTATATGGAAGTGATTATGGTAATGTAAAACCAATGACTGCCTGACAATGACTATGAGCTGATCTGAAAGTCTGATCCTGCTACAAGCATTAAAATAAAGTTTCCAACGCCAATTCTAGAATAGGAGACATAGTAGTATCCTATCCAACTGAATACCATCACAAAGATATCTTGTCAGTGATAAGGGCATAGGGCACGTAGGCGTACAACCATCTCTTTGCACCGGCTAAAGTGTTTCTGTGGATATTGGTTTTTCCAAGTGCATGCAGGAAGAAAGTTGACATCTTAGTACTCCCAACAATGTCAAAGAGATAATAATGCAGACAATCATAGATGATGACCATAGTTTAAATACATATCCCAACcggggttctcaatttcgatgtgtaccaccTGATACAGGCGGTACATACCCCTCCGAGAGCTTCTCGGCACGTAGGCGGTCACTAACTAGGCGGTAACAAAGTTTTGACCCCATATCAGGTGATATGGGGCTGTATCGGGTGGTAACGATCAAAATCCGACCATTACCGTCTTACCGACTTGTATCGAGTTTCAAAtgatcaatttgaccattggaggcAACCTAAAGAGTTTTTAAACCCTTGTCTCCCCACTCTTTCAATTCATTTCACTCTCacaatctcttaaactctctcaaactctttttcactCACAATCTCgctcttattctcacattttcactctcctaaattcaacaaaacaacgatttatagataattcaatattatggAAGGATGATCCGAAACGGACCGAAATTGTAAACCTTGCACAtggctactcctcaaagccccAAAAAAATATGTGGCactatttttacctaatttacattatttttgctaaaaatatactaatgtatatttatttataacttaaaaaccttatcctaactttttttttctattttttaagtatttttggAGGATTTTCAGCTCATTTTAAGCATACCATGGGTATGCCTTGGTACGTACTGTGCCGAGCAAGACTCGGCACGTCGGTACAgaccgaaattacgaaccttggtccTAACTATTTGGGGTTAAATACATAACTCTTTTTCCTACCACTGAGATTGCTTGTCATAATAAGAATGACATAATTGTATCGAGTTAGATCCAAAATGTCATAGATTTTGTACAAATTacacaaaacaaatatttaacatAATAGTAAATGTGGAATATAAGagggaaaataaaaataagatggcGCAAATATGCAATAAGGGGTCTGTGAGAAGTGACTGGTTTGAAAGGAACATATAAAGATTATCCTTATCTAGAAAAGGGAACTAAAATTTATCAGATTGTACAGTGACTAAGTTTTCAGGATTTCCTAGGATAATGAGTTTACCATCAAGGAACCATGGCACTGGCATGTACCATTTTACAAGAAGAGGTAAAGAAACTATTAGTGTTGATCTGGAATACAAAATCGATTGAATCAAGATATTCACAAGCTTTCCAAGGCAAACCACCATGAAAGACATTTACTATGTCATCGGTGTTGAGGCTGCTGGACCATGCTCACTAGAGATCAGGGATGACACCAAAGAAATAGTTCTAGAACTAGTCTTTTCTGAGTATATCAACTGCCAAAGATGGATATGGGCGGCCTTTTTTCCCAAAACACACAAGGAATCATGACAGTAATGAGCTGCACATTAACATTTCTGAAGCTTGTTTAGGAAGCcctaaaatatttcaaagttcTCCAGAATTCTTCAGCATTGTCGCATTGTTCTCTTCTCCATTCTTCTGACACAAATTATTGGCTTATGGCAAAGGCGAAACACCACCTCATCCAACATTTATCTGCAAAGATCTTCCTAAAACAATAATCATATATCGCGGGAATCCCTCCCGAACGACAAAGAACGGAAGCAACAAACCTCCAGAATGGCCCCCTTCTATCTCACTAACAGCATAGCCATGATGCATGTGAATCCTTTTCCTGATTACTAGGAAACAAAAACCCTAGAAAATTTTAAGCATCAAACAGATTCTATTAGAAAGTGAGATTGAGCAAAGCCAAATTTCATAGCTAAGAGAATGGCTCATGTCATAACACCAGATCATCACGAACTACTGTGCAATTTGATCGATCGCATGACCACCCAAAACGATCTTAGAGGACAATCAAACATGCAAATGTAAAGAAGGGGAGGAGCTCACTTCCCGTTCCTCGCTCTcgtcttcgtcctcctcctcatCGACATCTTTATCATCGTCTTCGTCATCGTATGGGGAGATCAGGCGGCCCGTCCGTGACCGGCGGGTGGATTTGAGGATGCGGGGGTTGGAGTGGGAGGAGAAGACGGCGAAACCGACGCCGGAGCGGCGGAAGCCAGCGGAGGGAGacgggaggagaggagaggaggaggcggagaagaAGAGAGGCGAGGATTTGGGTGGGAAGCATAGCATCGCCATTTCTGGAGACTTCTTATCCACATGGGAACAGAATATTCGCTGGCTGTTAGTATACATACTGCCCTGACGACGCCCTCCTGTGGTGTCGCCTTCAGCTCTCGGAGAAGCGCTCGAAACGAAACCACGTATTTTTAGTGGGCATTTTATTGGGGTTGTTTTTTTTCAATTTAAACGAAAATAACTTTGGTCTTTTACtaaaataatttatcatattttaaaataaaaaataaaaaaataattattaatatttatttttttttattttttaaaaagtttatgagaattaattattaaaattaaagatttttttaataatatctcaTCTATCAAGTCATTTAAGTATAATATGAAGGCATTTTCATTCAAATTAAAAGAATACCTCtaagtaaaaaatatttctttatttcaTTCGAATTTGAATTTAAGTGTGTTTGATTCCCTAACTGAACCGTATTAACAATTAAAGATTTTCTCAATCTAATTTAAAcgttaaatatctaaaaatataattatgataggatgataaaatataataagatTACGGTCCGTCGAGACGGTAATCTTCATAGAAATCTTGGTGGTGTTCTTGATTTTGCGAATTGAATTTGAGCGGGAGTCACTGTGATGCGACATGTAGGGTTTCTTTGCACGGAAGGGGGAGATGAGCAAGGGCCGGTCCACGGAGCCCTTGGATTTCTTCGTTTGGACCGTCGAGGTACCTTCCGATCGATCCTGCATCTCCTCCTGTTGCGATGTGAATTTGATGTTGATTTGGTTGCTTGTTTCTTGCTGCTGAATCTGGATGATTGGTGCACTGTGATGTGATTCCCAATTTGCAGATTGATTGTACTATGCCTTGTAATTCTATGGGAGTAGAGTAGTTTTGCCTATTAATTTGTCAACTTAAATTTCAAGGTCAGAGTATCACCGACGCTGACTATCAATCAATAGCAGGGTCTCCATTGGTTTGGAACATTCTGTTCCATGAAATAACTCATGTCGGAGAAGCATGATTGGGGAAAATAGAGGAAAATTAGTTGTAACCTAATTGTGAACACAACTTTAATTTCAGATGTCTCTCTGGATTCAAATTAATCTGtgcaatttcttcttttgttggtTGTCACCTTGGTATGTGTGTTATGGGAGAAATTGGTGGAGGGTTATCTGATCAACGACATATGGGGTAAAACCGCATAACCAGATTATACACTTCGCCTGCCATCTTCTTGGCCCTTCTTAGTCATATACTGGGCAATGAGCAAGTTGGATGACTTGTGCTAAGCCCTAGATTGTGTAGATCAACCTAGCCCCCAACAATGTCGTCGTCCTTTATCATCATCATCTGTGTTcatcaattaaaatatataaaaaatatatatttttatatttttattaataaaaccgataatattagaataaataaatttagatattttactttcataattataagatgataatatataattagcccgttAACTCTCGTTCGTTTTGTGTACTATGTCAACACTGAACGCTAGTCATCACTAGTTAAGTTCAATGCATCATGAGAGTCCTCTTTTAAGCTGGCCCGAGCCAGAAATAGGTGGTGATCCTGGTTGCTATGATGCAGCTCCGGGGACCATCCGAAGCCAGCCTAGGGAACACCAAAGTGAGTAGGGTGGGGATGGGGATGCCTAGGAAGGACAGGCATGACAAAGATGGAGCAACATCAAGCGTCAATGGCCACCATCACGTCATCCCTTCCAATAACTCCCGGACAAAAGGAGTTCAGGCAGAGCTGCTCACCGAGCCCAATAATTATCCCCTTCTAAACTCCGGTTTTGTCCCCAGCGGCGATGAGACCGCCAAAAGTACTGCCACCGGTGCACAGTGCAGTAATGTGATCGACTCATGCCAGGGGAAGGAGGGCGTCGTACCTGGAGCTTTACGGCGATCTGGATCGTTCGTGGCGTCGGCTGAACCTTTTCTTCTTCATCGGGTCCGCTACGGGGTTCAGATTCCCAGAGCTAAGCATATAAAACAAAGAACCTGAGGCAGAACAGTAGCCACATTGATCTGATCCGGTGAGAAGTGGAAGCTCAGCAAAAAGGAGGATAAGAGGACAATCCATCACATAACCTTTGATTCTCCTCCAAATGCTAACCTCCATGCATGTCTTTGGAGCTGCTCTCATACTTTAATCTCCCTTGCAAAAGTGGCTTTGGCCCTGCCCCCGTCCACCACGCCCAACTTCTTCCCTCTTGGACTTTGCATCCCTCCAATAGATTCTCCTCCCCCCCTGCGCATCATTCAGTACTGCACGACGTCATATCAGATATAAGCAAAAAAAAATGACAGCACCCGTCTCCTATAAATGACTCTCTCTTCACTCGACCTGTTCCAAACTGATTCATGGGGAGGAGGCACGGCAACCAACCAACCGTGACGCAGTCGTCCATCGCGCTGCTGCAAGAGCGATTCAGAGAGCTACAGAGAGTGAAAGAGATGAGGGAAGAGAAGGAACAGCAGCAGTGTCGCCGACCCGTGTGGTTCATCCATCCCGATCTAATTCGTCCATCCAGGCCTCTCCGTGGTCCTCCGCCCTGTTGGTTCGATGACCACAGCGATCGCTCGGGTTCGCAGTCCACCTCACCGTCAGTGAGCTCGTGGCTCGATCAGACCGCCGCACGCTTCCCGGTTTCCAGCAGCGAACCAGATGTCGACACCACTCTTCACCTGTAGTCATTGAAATGTCAGGTCCAACTTCCAGTTCTCCCCGTCATGGTCTTGTTGTTGTGGAGTGATGGCAGTACTCTCTTTCTTCTTTCATTCCATCACGTCAGAAGAGCAAAGAGCGATGTTAGTGCGATGTAAATACTAGAGACTGATACTAAGGAGATCCTATGCTTTCCAGCCTCATGATAGGAAACTTTCGATGTTTGTGTAACTCAtaaatttatgacagaaaatttaTGAAAATTTAAGTTTAATAACAATGAAAGCCTCAAAGATAGCAGTCATACTGACTCAGATGTATTTCATCTAAAACTCATGTACAATGTTAATGCATCTCTAAAACATTGTAATGCATTTATAACCAAATTGAGGTTTAACAAAATGCTTTCTGGCATGACGCTGTAACATAAAGGAGGTTCACCTTCCTCAAGAATAGATACTCGACTTACTAGAGACCTTGGTCACGTATTTGCCATTCAAATATAACACCATATCAGAAGAATAACATGAAGCTAATAGATCGATATCAAGCTAATGATCTCTAGGAAAAATTAGCAAGTTTAGTCCTTAATAAAATACATCTGGTTTCACTATATAAATTAGGAATCAGATATTGAAGAGTAGAGGATATGAGTTAGAAGAAAAGGCAATAAGAGAGAGGGGGGAGCAGAGGAGGTGGCACCATACTGGAGACAGAATGACTCAGCCAGGCTTAAAATCTTAGTTTAACAAAATTCACAGACATCTCTAACAATGGACGATACCTCTACAACTTCTAAAAACAGAAAGAAGTGAGTTTACTATTTACTTTCTGTAGCAGTACTGTGGTGTGAATGGCACCAGATAATAGCTGAAGAAAAACTGACCCATAATAAGCCTAAGAACATCTTTCAGACCAAAAATGATTCAATTTAAAGCTCAGATAAGGACAAAAAGACTGCTCAACCCTCAAACCAAACTGGTACTAATATTATCATATATCGTACTCAAAACAGCCCTCAAATGTTGCTGCATTATCCTTCTAACTTCACACATAACATGAAGCATCTCATTCGTCGACAAGGATTGAATTCATATGAAAATCACTATTACATTTTATACTAACATTAGGTATTAGGAAGAGCGAAAATTTATCAAGGTACTAAGATCAAAGTCTGAATTGACCGCAAGGTTAGTTCCATCAGAGCTTTACCTCATTAAGATAGATGAACTTTTTGAAATTGTCACCAGAAAAATATTACTCAAAACTAATAACATCCTAATCAGAGATGGATTACAAGGACAGATACAATCTAATATTATCTAAATTCTCTAAAATATCAGTAACTTAGACAATGTTGCAATGTCAAAAACATCTCACAGGAACTTAACCTCTTCTTCAAGTGAGTGAGAATAGGCAAAAGCGTAAAACAACTTGTATTCAAGaaccatatatatatagacacagaTATATAAaatgtgtgtctgtgtgtgtgcGCGCTTTAATTTCTCGATGGTTGGTAGGTGTTCTAAATGAAAACAAAGGCATTAAAGGGAAAGATAACTTACCGATGAATTCTTCATTGTGACACTAAGAGAAATTTTGCAATCTGACCAAAAAATTTGAGCACCTTTAATAATCCATGTTGCTGAATTAACAGTATGCTGTATTTCATGCAGAAGAGCTGCAGGCACCATTTGTCCTCAACTTCCAGTAAACAGAAGAGGTCTAACACAAGAATACAACATGTTCTAGAAGTTATTCACCATCAACTACCAATACATAATTTGTTTGAATTCTTGATTTGTTTATTGTACTAAATCCCAAAGTT comes from Musa acuminata AAA Group cultivar baxijiao chromosome BXJ3-3, Cavendish_Baxijiao_AAA, whole genome shotgun sequence and encodes:
- the LOC103979871 gene encoding transcription termination factor MTERF9, chloroplastic isoform X1, which produces MYTNSQRIFCSHVDKKSPEMAMLCFPPKSSPLFFSASSSPLLPSPSAGFRRSGVGFAVFSSHSNPRILKSTRRSRTGRLISPYDDEDDDKDVDEEEDEDESEEREDDLSDVEDQFSDRKLSKIYSTEPNRKPGQHQVLRKGRQNRLLESAQSFRLSNGSLKVDGEIISKKIDHQYNLGRSYEMEHVDLENAKQKNSNFAKSKFQKLAEEIDFDEKWFPLIEYLSTFGLKDSHLISIYERHMPCLQINLSSAQERLEFLLSVGVKHKDIKRILMRQPQILEYTVENNLKSHVAFLVSIGVPHSRIGQIITAAPSLFSYSIEHSLKPTVRYLVEEVGIKTSDISKVVQLSPQVLVQRIDNSWTSRFSFLSKELGAPKDSIVKMVTKHPQLLHYSIEDGILPRINFLRSIGMCNSDILKVLTSLAQVLSLSLERNLKPKYLYLVNELRNEVKSLTKYPMYLSLSLEQRIRPRHRFLVSLKKAPKGPFPLSSLVPSDECFCQQWAGTSLEKYLAFRQSLQLTDFAKKYQRKV
- the LOC103979871 gene encoding transcription termination factor MTERF9, chloroplastic isoform X2 translates to MAMLCFPPKSSPLFFSASSSPLLPSPSAGFRRSGVGFAVFSSHSNPRILKSTRRSRTGRLISPYDDEDDDKDVDEEEDEDESEEREDDLSDVEDQFSDRKLSKIYSTEPNRKPGQHQVLRKGRQNRLLESAQSFRLSNGSLKVDGEIISKKIDHQYNLGRSYEMEHVDLENAKKNSNFAKSKFQKLAEEIDFDEKWFPLIEYLSTFGLKDSHLISIYERHMPCLQINLSSAQERLEFLLSVGVKHKDIKRILMRQPQILEYTVENNLKSHVAFLVSIGVPHSRIGQIITAAPSLFSYSIEHSLKPTVRYLVEEVGIKTSDISKVVQLSPQVLVQRIDNSWTSRFSFLSKELGAPKDSIVKMVTKHPQLLHYSIEDGILPRINFLRSIGMCNSDILKVLTSLAQVLSLSLERNLKPKYLYLVNELRNEVKSLTKYPMYLSLSLEQRIRPRHRFLVSLKKAPKGPFPLSSLVPSDECFCQQWAGTSLEKYLAFRQSLQLTDFAKKYQRKV